A stretch of DNA from Macrotis lagotis isolate mMagLag1 chromosome X, bilby.v1.9.chrom.fasta, whole genome shotgun sequence:
ATCCATCATCTCTGGATTCAAATTTTCGTACTGTTCCAGCTCGGATAGTTTTTGAGGCTGATGATTCTCCATTCCCCAGTGGTGAGACAGTGCAAGcaggaaaagatttaaaattatatgtgCCCCTCCCCTGCCCTTGGGCAACAAGGTCTATGCAAACCATTGTGGCATGTAGCAATGGATTTGAAGCACTTCTACAATCGTGGCCTACAGCAAGAACAGTTTCTGTGACTGGATCAACAACTACAGCCCCAATTGCCTTCATCCCCTTTTCTGCTCCTTGCTGTGCTGCCCAGATGGCTTGTTTCATATAAGTCTGCATCTTCagcttttcttcctttgagaagaGGTGCCCCGTGAGGGCACTAGTGACATACTTATCTTCATGAAAGGCTGTAGGCCAATGAAACTTGGCTTCCTCAAACTGTATCCTAGTCAAAGGGGGATGAGCAGGCACACGAACAAGGAATGGTTCCCCTAGGCCACAGCAGTCTACTTGTTTATTGGGCAGTAGCTCTGAAAGCGTATGTAAGCCTTCTGCTTTCTCTTTCCCAGGCCTTGCTAAACAAATCAGCATTTCCAATGGGTGAGGACTGGCTTTATCTGTGCATGCACGGACCCTTTTGAGATGCTGCTGGCCCTCTAGTGGGTATAAAGCTGATACCTCCTTCACCAAACGAGAAGTCTTTTTCTTGTCTAGGATAGGTACTGCATATGCCAAAACCAGTTCAACTCCCTGAGACTGCTGAtctgaaagtactgggaagatCTGCCAAGGAATTACTTTATGTTCCATTACCGAACCATTCTCTTCACCATGTTCCCCTGGGCACAGGACACGGTCCATCTTCTTCACCGAGATAGTAGGCCGCAAAGACTTTGACTGTAGGAGACAGAGATCGGGGGAGAGCAATATCTGTCAATTGGAGGGAGACAGCCAGCAGGTAGGCCTAAGTAAAGCCACAGTGACATGGACAGACCATGCTGCAAAGTTGATAGAATACTGGACATGAAGTCagtaagatctgggttcaaatctcacctgcCACTAATTGTATATTGTGGGATCACAGAAAAGTCAACTCCTTTGTGACTGCCATTTTGTCTGCATGTAATCTATTGTAGGACCTCTGGAGGTCTCATAGAGTGTGAAGGGTTTTCTCACTAATGATGCCAAATCATCCTAAGACCTGACCCCACATGGCAATGAGCTACAGCCTTCACCATAACTGTTTGTAAGTAACATTAGACTCAGAAGAACTGTATTCTAGTCCTAGCTTTATCACTGAGTCTTGGGATGACCTGAAACAATCAGTTTAGGATTCCTGGAAGTTCCACAAGTGAAACTCAAAGACTTAGCAGTTACCCAGCCTGGAATTCAAAGACCCAACCCCctcctttacagatgaagaagccgATGCAACAAGTGACTTGCTCGAGGTGGCAAAGCTAAAGAGtgtcaggaggaggaggaggatctgAACTTTGGTTTCTCTGACCCAAAGTCCAAAGTCCCCACCCCCTCAGCCCAAGTACAGTCTACTACGTGATGGGTTCCTCCCTGCtaatttattaaaagtttacACTTCTCTATGAAACCCACTATCTGGCTCTTCACAGACAATACTAGTATGGTTGACCTGAAATTTATGTTTACTGTTATCCACAGATCAGATGTCATCCACACGTTGCTCAAAAAATCTTCAGCGATTGTTTTTCACCTCTAGGATAAACTATATAGATGACTCAGTCTGAACTAAAAAGGTCTTCCCAAGTTTGCCTATGCTACAGTCATTTCCTATTGGTCCTCTATGTATGCTCTGTTCTGTCCAAACTGGCCCATGAACCGTTTAATTTGatattccatttcccatctccaagCTTTTCTCAGGCTGCCTCTCAGACTTACACCACctacattttccttctctttgaacCTCTAGCTTCTTTTAAAGCACAGCTTCAATGTTGCCTGCTTACTTAAGTCTTTCCTGATTCGTCTCCCTACCTTGTTAATGTTTTCTCCTCTCTCAATTCCCTTGTATTTACTTGTCTGTGCATATTTTGGAACCCAACAGAACACTAACTCCTTGTGGTGTTTTTGGACAGTCAATACCTAGACCTGGAACATACACAAAGTTTGCACTTAGTTTTTGATGAACTAAGCTCTAAAATTATTCTTGTGGAAAAACAGGGAGCTAGATGATCTTATAATTAGGTAAATCAAAACTAGTTGACCACATAAACTTGGACAGTTTCTACTAGAGATCCTAGTGAGCTATACTTGGCCCTGTACTGTTTCACATGCTTTTCAATGATGTAGATAAAGGCAGACCTTTCAAATTTACAGATTAACAGAGAGTTGGAGAGAGAGCTCATGTAGTAGATTAGAAGTGTCAATCATACACAAAATTGattaagaggaaaatgacaaaagttgaAAGAACTGAGGGGAAACAGGCCCGCTGAAGCACTCACTGTTAAGGGAGTTGAGgattggtccaatcattctggaaagtaatttggtcAGTTGTGCATAATCTGTGGCCTAGGTATACTACTTCTGGGTCCCATACTCCAAAGAGATCCAtcagaggaaaagaataaaaggagcaatgtgtacaaaaatatgtatagaaacAATGAATTGATAACTAAAGGGGTGACCAGCAActgaggaatggatgaacaaattatggcatgttaatgtaatggaaaacttgtattataaaaaatgataaagggGATGGCTTCAAGGAAAGCTAGGAAGGTTTGTATGATATAGAATGAAgtaaaaagaaccaggagaacattttatacagtaacaacaatattataaagatagctaactttaaaagacttaacTCTGATCAATGCACAGGTCAACTATGATTTCAGAGAACTGATAATGAAACAAGTATGTTACCTACTTCTGACCAAAAGGTGACTTaatatgcagaatgagatatACATGCTTGCTAATTTGTTAAAAGgatattttcttatttacttgTGAGAAaagtgggaggaaaagaaaaataaatgctttctagTTATGaacatgaatttaattttaaaaaataaacaaatctatTAAGATTAAATTAGATATTGTTAAGATAGAGAGGATGGAAAAGGGTTTTCACCCCAATGAGACTTAAGGTTAAGGAATTGGGTATTTTTAGCCTGAAGAGAAGATGGCAGGAGACACATGATAATTATCTTCAAGTATTGAAGGGCTGTCATGCGGGAAAAGGATTAGAATTATTCTGTTCATCCATCAattggaatggctgaacaagatgcagcatatgactgtgatggaatacttttgtacCACAAGAAACGAcaaggtgaatttcagaaaaattggaaagacttacaggaactgatgcaaagtgaaatgagaaaaaccaagagaacattaatgtatacagtaacagcaacactgtgcgACGATCAACTATGAATTACTTGGttattctcagcaacacaatgatccaaggcagGGACTCAAGAAAAACaatgctatctatatccagagaaagaactgatggagtctaaatgctgatcaaaacatacttttcggggtggctaggtggtgcagtaggagtcaggagtacctaggttcaaatccagtctcaaacacttaataattatctagctgtgtagcctttggcaagccacttaaccctattgcctagcaaaaacctaaaaaaaaaacccccaccatacttttcaaacttttttgtctgtttgttcTTTCaccatatgactaatatgaaaatatgctttacATTACTATGCATTTATAACCTATatataagtaaatgaaaaatataaacaaagtcatttgaagaggaaaagagtGATAATAActatagcctttttttttttctatcaagatgactggtgaaaGAATGCTCCACATTACTAAtaagagaactgcaaattaaagtcAGAAATTTTGCTTTCTACCCAGCAAACtggcaaagaaaataaatcacaggagaactaaagaaacaaaagacacaATGTACATGGAAAGGACAACACCCCcaaatcaaaagtgaatgctgCTTGGCGAAAATGGATATCTTGCATAATTTTGCATGCAGAATTAATATTAAATTGCTGGCCTTCtcgaggagagggaaaggagaaggagggagaaaatttggaattaacattttaaaaaatgtttaaaaatttttaatatatgattaaggaatatttcatgaaataaataaaaataattttttaaaaaagcaaatgttgCAAGATTCCAAAGAACAAGCTTGGTTCCAAAGAAGATATATGAGAAAACAACTCTCCCCCCCCAACTTCCTCTCTACAGAAGTGTTCACAAAGTTGaatttcttcagatttttttgatGTCCTGAAgaatttactgattttttttgttcttttctattttccccccctcctcttaaaaaaatctactttatGAGACAATTGAGGGAAGAGGAATACtggggaaaacaaaaacagaagatagcaataattttttttaagaagactTGAATCATAGATATTGTTAAAGCTAGAAAACAGGATAAGAAAGTTGAACTATAAAAAAGCATACACTGTATTATTTATGTCTGTCTTTCATCTTCGAAGAAGACCATATCACAACAAGCACATacactggatttgagtgaaaggtgctgtgctaggtcactagtctcactttctcctctggagccacaAGTGACTCCAGGacgactagagatggccctatATAATTTAGATCTGACATGGACCCTTGGGGTGATTTAGTTTAACTTCATCATTTCACAGACGAAAAAGGTGAGTTCCAGAAAaagcaaatgacttgcccacaatcaAAAAGTTTCTGGTTACCTGCCTCTTTACACCCTTCTCTGCTCTGGGCTTCTAAAAACTCTGCATTTGACTCCAATCATACTGGAAGCCATTTGAAAGCTATTGCCCAGGTCTTAGCCAGCATCATCCTTAGCAGACAACAGTTATTGTCATAGCTGAATAGTCTGCATGAGTTAAACATATGCATCATCAGTTGAATGGGCTCTTTTGAAGTCTGGGAActgtaaaaaaataaacttttcttttcagttatttttatttcaccaGAAGAGAGAAAACTCATTTCTTTCCAAAGCAACACCAGAAACAAGGCCAGCCCTCATTTCTTACTAACATTCCacaattaacttttacaaaatgCAAGGGTAGGTGAATTACTGAGCAATACATTTTCCCCAGCTTTATTTCATACTACTCCCCTTCCAGCATTTTGAGTTCTAGTCAAATTGCACTGTTCGTGGTTCCTTTACTTCATCATGCCTTCTCCCCTCCATAGCAGCACATTTACTGACCATAATACACTTCCTCCCTCCTAACCCTGTCCTGCTACAATGCTAGTGTTACAGATTCTTCTACTGTAGATATTGGACTTCTAGGGTCCAGGTACACAAAGCACTGTGCAACAAAAGAGCCTACATACTTAGCAAAGATGCACTAGAGAAGGCCCAAACAGAAGATGCTTTATTTATTCCAAGTTAAActtatacatacaaaaataagtCTTTCAATCAGGAGAGAAAAGCCTTACTTTAGGATCTTATACCACATGCACACAACAGAAAGCCCTTAATTTGCCCTAAGGTCGGCCAATGGGGATTTCCAGTCGAGCAGTGGTTACAAAGGGACAACCCTTTGaccccttcttcttcttcaataATCCACAAGAGGAGGGGATGACAAGGTCAGTGATCTGGTTGCTGGGGAGTGGGACTCAACTTCAGGCTGTTGGATCTAGAGATGTGAGCAGTGATGGCTGGGGCCAGAATCTGTCTGGTCCAGACTGTGACCCTCTGACCCAAAGTCAGTCTCCTTGGACTTCTCTCATGggcttctccatctccttttcaGGCTTGTCCCAAGGTGGGTCATCAACACACAACAGTCAAGGGAGAAAACTTGGTCAATTCTACAATATTTGTTTGTCCCAAGCAGAAGCCTAGGTTCAACATGGTTTGGTTTTACAGCAGTCTAGTCAATCTGCTTAAGGATAATGTAATTGCAATCCAATCAGTACCCAAAGGTATTTATGCCAATATGATGATATACTGACAGATTTACAGATGGTTTGCATTTATTTGGCAAACCACTGATGGCAAGTATGCCTGGTTATTTTATATCCAGCAAAGAGTTTTCAACATGCATATCAGTCTGTCCTGTCCAATATCTGGTTATCACAATTAATGAACACATTGCTTACATTCTCAAAGTGCTTGGGTGCCTCTGTCTAAAAAGACAAATTGAGTCACTTGTGCTAAGAATGCTCCCACTATTCCTTTATTTCCACACCTCTATGTTTCCTTCCAATAACCTCCAGATAAAAatgctctctcccttcccccatatCACATTCTGCTTGTAAACATACTCATTTGTCTACATATCTGATTCATCTCATTAgagaagaataatatttttcatcccTAGTGCCTATGATCCAGGGTCCTGTAGACAAACCAAACCaagggcacttaataattatgtttgtccttcattttcgaagaaaactatgacatcagggaggtgaagccatgacaatcacatgaattggatttgagagatgggatgctgtgctaagtcaccagtctcatttttgcCCCTGGAGCCATATGgatgatatgaatcaggatgactggagacagccctagatgcaaggcaatcagtcagggttaagtgacttgcccaaggtcacacagctagtaagtggcaaatgtctaaggccacatttgaactcatatccttctgaatccaaggccagtgcttggccagtgctctatccaatgcaccatctagctgtccctattaAGGGCACTTAACGCTGactgaaatgaattaaaaacaatcacaagtttaaaaaaatgtctgTAGGAAACTCACAACACAATTTAAAATCAAGTGCTTGGTATGTTTTGATATTACACTAACTACTTAGGTATAGGACAAACTCTAGGAGTTTACAGTCAGTTAAGGAAACATAATGAAAATAGCAAGGCAAATTTCACGAAGGATTAAACTGTGTATCAGAAATTCAGAGGTGAGCAAGAGCTATCAGGGAAGGTTATAGGAGCATCTTATAATTATATGCTGCTTTAAGGTCTACAACCATATGGTAATCTGTGCCTACATCCTATTTCAGGGGGGTGAAGCCACATGGAAGAGGCAAAATAGCCTTCCCCTCCCCAGTCACTGAACTAAAATACATCAAGGACTAAATATAAAGCCAGGCCTCTAGACTCTTGAGCTAGGCCTTGAAGGATGGTTAAGATATATTACCAAAGATGAGGATGAGCACTGTTAAtttataagtgatttttttctggcCTTAGCAGAATCAAGAATTCCTGAGGGAAAGAAGGAGTCAAGAAGTTATGAAAAGGAACTGAGAGGAAAATGTTACCTCACTTCCTTCTTTGCAGACATGAGCAATCAAGGGTATGGGACACCTGGTGAGATTCAGTTGAGGTAATGAactgttttctttcccttcttttttatcATAAAAGACTGGGTGAAAAGGAGTAAAAGGATATAtctggaaatgaaaataatttagaagcaaaatatattaattgaaaaaaagaaaagcaaagaccTTTCAGCCTTAAAAGAACCTCCTCACCAACTCACCCCATGAGCA
This window harbors:
- the ADAT3 gene encoding putative inactive tRNA-specific adenosine deaminase-like protein 3, with product MDRVLCPGEHGEENGSVMEHKVIPWQIFPVLSDQQSQGVELVLAYAVPILDKKKTSRLVKEVSALYPLEGQQHLKRVRACTDKASPHPLEMLICLARPGKEKAEGLHTLSELLPNKQVDCCGLGEPFLVRVPAHPPLTRIQFEEAKFHWPTAFHEDKYVTSALTGHLFSKEEKLKMQTYMKQAIWAAQQGAEKGMKAIGAVVVDPVTETVLAVGHDCRSASNPLLHATMVCIDLVAQGQGRGTYNFKSFPACTVSPLGNGESSASKTIRAGTVRKFESRDDGLPYICTGYELYITSEPCVMCAMALVHSRIQRVFYGIASPDGALGTKYKIHTRQDLNHRFEVFRGILEDACCSLIKDS